The following are encoded in a window of Syngnathoides biaculeatus isolate LvHL_M chromosome 3, ASM1980259v1, whole genome shotgun sequence genomic DNA:
- the tdrd12 gene encoding putative ATP-dependent RNA helicase TDRD12 isoform X4 — protein MSKLLNFKVMDPSCMWARLDGPVGTETLDKQHYDELFKRMNVFYDDVSGDACTAMPASLVVGQMKTWCRAWLESIISDSDASYACCYLVDHGEPLVVLFNKIQCVEQEFLQLPFMMRRFHLARVKPLTLQVSVSEKAKLAPSSHWDSSATSYLYHLFKTSSQVEAVVLQDESQSAAIELYISVNGVKICVNDELVAKRFAIYSQDVSDSSKLEQLNIQHFRFPRRGLKAPPWKPPARTASAPVSRTQVETSSTPVIQHAGLRPCDRMPATSQSPECEGGISSKVTDGHVLTGNHSQSDLLEDSDASLATAFNSHLALFRFMRFLNPECTVEAETSASRPEELTQCSPPHSSSSSSTGQEVGPAPEQSDAMKLEDDKWARTRLLEWLNPKSLKFHSDDDECDPVLPINPKICDILVHSSLPTEPFSSLDDAPITDNFRRMLQRKQFCPSPVDLVAWPAVARGNNTVVISPTADQPHGYLAPFLSHMLLSTIFTISSSRVGPLAVVLCPGWEKVHLLCDLLKEGQVSRSLNPAGVLNGGAKDVNIPKDCLLLVTTPFSLVRLLSRHCFLFLRLRHLVLDEADQLFALAPDQMETILQHFQKVISRQEMSSCPQQLVASAKRWTAQMEALIANHMPDACTVIAAPEEAALYGNVQQVVLMTLESSKIATLLSVMDFCPDVGQKTVIICNTAAEVEDVHKAVSSKSGFCMKTHEGLTHTVDFVLQQWAKCIRPGTNVILVITNECLSCLGLTDATCVVHFAFPSSPKTFGSRLFCMSSHFRNLSEPSSTARVSQVCKSLLLVSERNARHVVGLVRYLKRSRAPLPAELLAFAEAAREVQEEDKTDRPFCHYLKSFGVCRFSRCPDRHRLVSQLDQSNLPASGFIEVLPLYVKTASVFCGRIVREEDGVFDRMMADMTSYYADCQPLSEELREGGLYAVQEDQDFHRVKVITVPDAKDRPFFGVLVRFIDVGKEKEVNSCQILRLPDEFRTVPGQAVEMIVCQVKPGDAEADWHPKVTRAVSQKIVGVRHRARAAHSLGNAVFLDIMVRETRVPGMKTVISEYNVPALILNTGMAERNPGHLDQLKALSLTRGNRTSDPPVEPESLQISNLSTIRNKAVEGVKELEVPEHQALPLRQEADEKTNIQSSSHISSGTEINQTTNQPPHLNIFEDGDPAGDDRNDEVLVACRADVTKNLHPQVRWYQTSTSLSVTLKLRDPQGQRCDFHPDRAVYSGSVDGRRYRADLDLYAGVLAERCRWELKCGEPVLALVKRECGYWPALLRSKNKFVSYDVDHLEEEDDVSTHSVAFLGDTGEEFHFVDTDSSTDSDSAC, from the exons ATGTCCAAATTGCTGAACTTTAAG GTGATGGACCCGTCATGTATGTGGGCACGGCTGGATGGTCCCGTCGGGACGGAGACGCTTGACAAGCAGCACTACGACGAGCTTTTCAAACGCATGAATGTTTTCTACGACGACGTCTCCGGCGACGCGTGCACGGCGATGCCCGCCTCACTAGTCGTGGGACAG ATGAAGACGTGGTGCCGTGCCTGGCTGGAGTCCATCATCTCAGACTCGGATGCGTCCTATGCTTGCTGTTACCTGGTGGACCACGGAGAACCGCTGGTTGTCCTCTTCAACAA AATCCAATGTGTCGAGCAGGAGTTCCTCCAGCTGCCATTCATGATGCGGAGGTTCCACCTGGCGAGGGTCAAGCCGCTGACGCTGCAAGTGTCTGTTTCCGAGAAGGCCAAGCTCGC GCCGTCCAGCCACTGGGACAGCTCGGCCACGTCTTACTTGTACCACCTTTTCAAAA CGTCGAGTCAGGTGGAGGCCGTGGTCCTGCAGGATGAGTCCCAGTCCGCCGCCATCGAGCTCTACATAAGTGTCAACGGTGTCAAG ATTTGTGTGAATGATGAGCTGGTGGCCAAGAGGTTTGCAATTTACAGCCAAGACGTGTCCGACAGCAGCAAGCTGGAGCAGCTCAATATTCAGCATTTTAGGTTTCCGCGCCGCGGCCTCAAAGCACCTCCCTGGAAGCCGCCAGCACGGACCGCGTCCGCTCCGGTGTCACGAACACAAGTGGAAACTTCGTCCACTCCAG TGATTCAGCATGCGGGACTGCGACCATGCGATCGAATGCCAGCGACCTCTCAG AGCCCTGAGTGTGAGGGAGGCATCAGTTCAAAGGTCACAGACGGACACGTGTTAACGGGAAACCACTCACAGAG TGACTTATTAGAGGATTCCGATGCCTCCCTGGCCACCGCGTTCAATTCCCACCTCGCTTTGTTCAG GTTCATGAGGTTCCTCAATCCCGAATGCACCGTTGAGGCCgagacaagt GCGAGTCGACCCGAGGAGCTGACCCAATGTTCGCCTCCACATTCTTCCAGCTCGTCCAGCACAGGACAGGAAGT CGGGCCGGCTCCCGAACAATCGGATGCGATGAAGCTGGAAGACGACAAGTGGGCTCGCACAAG ACTTTTGGAGTGGCTGAATCCAAAGTCTCTGAAATTTCATTCAGATGATGATGAATGTGATCCG GTCCTTCCCATAAATCCGAAGATATGTGACATTCTGGTTCACTCGAGCCTCCCGACGGAGCCATTTTCAAGCCTGGATGACGCCCCCATCACTGACAACTTCCGCAGG ATGTTGCAGAGGAAGCAGTTCTGCCCGTCTCCTGTGGACCTTGTGGCCTGGCCCGCCGTGGCTCGAGGAAACAACACCGTTGTCATTTCGCCCACCGCTGACCAGCCTCACGGCTACTTGGCCCCCTTCCTCAGTCATATGCTGCTCAGCACCATCTTCACCATCTCCTCATCCAGAGTGGGA CCGTTAGCAGTGGTGCTGTGTCCCGGCTGGGAGAAGGTCCACCTGCTGTGCGACCTTCTTAAGGAGGGCCAGGTTTCCCGGAGCCTCAACCCGGCCGGTGTGCTGAATGGCGGTGCCAAAGACGTCAATATTCCTAAAGACT GCCTGCTGTTGGTGACGACTCCCTTCAGTCTTGTGCGTCTGCTGTCACGTCACTGCTTCCTGTTCCTGCGTTTACGCCACCTTGTGCTCGATGAAGCCGACCAGCTCTTTGCGTTGGCTCCAGACCAG ATGGAGACCATCTTGCAGCATTTTCAGAAGGTCATCTCCCGCCAGGAAATGTCGTCGTGCCCGCAGCAGCTGGTCGCTTCGGCCAAGCGGTGGACGGCTCAAATGGAGGCTCTGATTGCCAATCACATGCCCGACGCTTGCACGGTCATCGCAGCTCCCGAAGAAGCGGCCCTCTATGGAAACGTGCAGCAG GTTGTCCTCATGACCTTGGAGAGCAGCAAGATCGCCACGCTGTTGAGCGTGATGGACTTCTGCCCTGATGTGGGCCAGAAGACCGTCATCATCTGCAACACCGCTGCAGAGGTTGAAGATGTCCACAAGG CTGTGAGCAGTAAATCGGGTTTCTGTATGAAGACTCACGAGGGTTTAACGCACACCGTTGACTTTGTGCTGCAGCAGTgggccaaatgcatcagacccGGCACGAACGTCATTCTGG TCATCACCAATGAGTGCCTGAGCTGTTTAGGGCTGACAGACGCTACCTGTGTGGTCCATTTTGCCTTCCCAAGTTCACCCAAAACGTTTGGAAGCCGACTCTTCTGCATGAGTAGCCACTTCCGAAATCTCTCAGAGCCT AGCTCAACGGCGAGAGTTTCTCAAGTCTGCAAGTCCTTGCTGCTGGTCTCTGAGAGAAACGCGCGGCACGTCGTCGGCCTGGTCCGCTACCTGAAACGAAGCCGTGCTCCGCTACCCGCGGAGCTGCTGGCTTTCGCAGAAGCGGCCCGCGAGGTCCAAGAGGAGGACAAGACTGACCGGCCCTTCTGTCACTACCTGAAAAGTTTTGGAGTGTGCAG GTTCAGCAGGTGTCCGGACCGTCACAGGCTCGTTTCTCAGCTGGATCAATCCAATCTTCCTGCTTCTGGATTCATAGAG GTGTTGCCTCTCTACGTCAAGACGGCCTCAGTCTTCTGTGGTCGGATAGTCCGGGAGGAGGATGGCGTGTTTGACCGCATGATGGCTGACATGACGTCTTACTATGCCGACTGCCAGCCGCTCTCTGAGGAGCTACGAGAAGGAGGCTTGTATGCTGTGCAGGAAGACCAAGACTTCCACAG GGTGAAGGTCATAACTGTCCCCGATGCCAAAGACCGCCCATTTTTCGGCGTCCTTGTTCGCTTCATTGATGTCGGAAAAGAGAAAGAAGTCAACTCCTGCCAGATCCTGCGGCTGCCGGACGAGTTCCGCACTGTGCCCGGCCAggctgtagagatgattgtgtgCCAGGTGAAGCCCGGCGACGCCGAGGCCGACTGGCATCCAAAG GTGACCCGAGCCGTCAGCCAGAAGATTGTCGGTGTCAGGCACAGAGCCAGAGCCGCCCACAGTCTGGGAAACGCGGTCTTCCTGGATATTATG GTTCGGGAGACTCGGGTGCCCGGCATGAAGACGGTAATCAGCGAGTACAACGTACCGGCGCTCATTCTGAACACGGGCATGGCCGAGCGAAACCCGGGCCACCTGGACCAGCTGAAGGCGCTCAGTCTCACTCGCGG GAATCGAACCAGCGACCCTCCGGTGGAGCCAGAGTCCTTACAGATTAGCAATTTATCCACCATCCGAAACAAAGCAGTGGAAGGAGTCAAGGAGCTTGAAGTACCAGAACATCAAGCACTTCCTCTTCGTCAGGAAGCAGACGAAAAGACAAACATCCAAAGTTCTTCCCATATCAG CAGCGGAACTGAAATCAACCAGACAACGAACCAGCCTCCGCATCTAAACATCTTCGAAGATG GTGATCCCGCCGGTGATGACCGAAACGACGAGGTGCTCGTCGCGTGCCGCGCAGACGTGACAAAGAA TCTGCACCCTCAGGTCCGCTGGTACCAGACGTCCACGTCGTTGAGCGTCACGCTGAAGCTGAGGGACCCGCAGGGTCAGCGCTGCGACTTCCACCCCGACCGGGCGGTCTACAG CGGAAGCGTGGACGGCCGCCGCTACAGAGCAGATCTGGATCTCTACGCGGGCGTGTTGGCCGAGCGCTGCCGCTGGGAGCTCAAGTGCGGCGAGCCCGTCCTGGCGCTGGTCAAACGGGAGTGCGGCTACTGGCCCGCGCTTCTCAGGAGCAAG AACAAATTTGTGAGTTACGACGTGGACCAcctggaggaggaagacgacgTTTCGACTCATA gtgtCGCGTTTCTGGGCGACACGGGAGAAGAATTCCATTTTGTCGACACAGACAGCAGCACCGACAGCGACTCCGCGTGCTGA
- the tdrd12 gene encoding putative ATP-dependent RNA helicase TDRD12 isoform X3 — protein MSKLLNFKVMDPSCMWARLDGPVGTETLDKQHYDELFKRMNVFYDDVSGDACTAMPASLVVGQVCAVYWSQMKTWCRAWLESIISDSDASYACCYLVDHGEPLVVLFNKIQCVEQEFLQLPFMMRRFHLARVKPLTLQVSVSEKAKLAPSSHWDSSATSYLYHLFKTSSQVEAVVLQDESQSAAIELYISVNGVKICVNDELVAKRFAIYSQDVSDSSKLEQLNIQHFRFPRRGLKAPPWKPPARTASAPVSRTQVETSSTPVIQHAGLRPCDRMPATSQSPECEGGISSKVTDGHVLTGNHSQSDLLEDSDASLATAFNSHLALFRFMRFLNPECTVEAETSASRPEELTQCSPPHSSSSSSTGQEVGPAPEQSDAMKLEDDKWARTRLLEWLNPKSLKFHSDDDECDPVLPINPKICDILVHSSLPTEPFSSLDDAPITDNFRRMLQRKQFCPSPVDLVAWPAVARGNNTVVISPTADQPHGYLAPFLSHMLLSTIFTISSSRVGPLAVVLCPGWEKVHLLCDLLKEGQVSRSLNPAGVLNGGAKDVNIPKDCLLLVTTPFSLVRLLSRHCFLFLRLRHLVLDEADQLFALAPDQMETILQHFQKVISRQEMSSCPQQLVASAKRWTAQMEALIANHMPDACTVIAAPEEAALYGNVVLMTLESSKIATLLSVMDFCPDVGQKTVIICNTAAEVEDVHKAVSSKSGFCMKTHEGLTHTVDFVLQQWAKCIRPGTNVILVITNECLSCLGLTDATCVVHFAFPSSPKTFGSRLFCMSSHFRNLSEPSSTARVSQVCKSLLLVSERNARHVVGLVRYLKRSRAPLPAELLAFAEAAREVQEEDKTDRPFCHYLKSFGVCRFSRCPDRHRLVSQLDQSNLPASGFIEVLPLYVKTASVFCGRIVREEDGVFDRMMADMTSYYADCQPLSEELREGGLYAVQEDQDFHRVKVITVPDAKDRPFFGVLVRFIDVGKEKEVNSCQILRLPDEFRTVPGQAVEMIVCQVKPGDAEADWHPKVTRAVSQKIVGVRHRARAAHSLGNAVFLDIMVRETRVPGMKTVISEYNVPALILNTGMAERNPGHLDQLKALSLTRGNRTSDPPVEPESLQISNLSTIRNKAVEGVKELEVPEHQALPLRQEADEKTNIQSSSHISSGTEINQTTNQPPHLNIFEDGDPAGDDRNDEVLVACRADVTKNLHPQVRWYQTSTSLSVTLKLRDPQGQRCDFHPDRAVYSGSVDGRRYRADLDLYAGVLAERCRWELKCGEPVLALVKRECGYWPALLRSKNKFVSYDVDHLEEEDDVSTHSVAFLGDTGEEFHFVDTDSSTDSDSAC, from the exons ATGTCCAAATTGCTGAACTTTAAG GTGATGGACCCGTCATGTATGTGGGCACGGCTGGATGGTCCCGTCGGGACGGAGACGCTTGACAAGCAGCACTACGACGAGCTTTTCAAACGCATGAATGTTTTCTACGACGACGTCTCCGGCGACGCGTGCACGGCGATGCCCGCCTCACTAGTCGTGGGACAG GTGTGTGCGGTGTACTGGTCCCAGATGAAGACGTGGTGCCGTGCCTGGCTGGAGTCCATCATCTCAGACTCGGATGCGTCCTATGCTTGCTGTTACCTGGTGGACCACGGAGAACCGCTGGTTGTCCTCTTCAACAA AATCCAATGTGTCGAGCAGGAGTTCCTCCAGCTGCCATTCATGATGCGGAGGTTCCACCTGGCGAGGGTCAAGCCGCTGACGCTGCAAGTGTCTGTTTCCGAGAAGGCCAAGCTCGC GCCGTCCAGCCACTGGGACAGCTCGGCCACGTCTTACTTGTACCACCTTTTCAAAA CGTCGAGTCAGGTGGAGGCCGTGGTCCTGCAGGATGAGTCCCAGTCCGCCGCCATCGAGCTCTACATAAGTGTCAACGGTGTCAAG ATTTGTGTGAATGATGAGCTGGTGGCCAAGAGGTTTGCAATTTACAGCCAAGACGTGTCCGACAGCAGCAAGCTGGAGCAGCTCAATATTCAGCATTTTAGGTTTCCGCGCCGCGGCCTCAAAGCACCTCCCTGGAAGCCGCCAGCACGGACCGCGTCCGCTCCGGTGTCACGAACACAAGTGGAAACTTCGTCCACTCCAG TGATTCAGCATGCGGGACTGCGACCATGCGATCGAATGCCAGCGACCTCTCAG AGCCCTGAGTGTGAGGGAGGCATCAGTTCAAAGGTCACAGACGGACACGTGTTAACGGGAAACCACTCACAGAG TGACTTATTAGAGGATTCCGATGCCTCCCTGGCCACCGCGTTCAATTCCCACCTCGCTTTGTTCAG GTTCATGAGGTTCCTCAATCCCGAATGCACCGTTGAGGCCgagacaagt GCGAGTCGACCCGAGGAGCTGACCCAATGTTCGCCTCCACATTCTTCCAGCTCGTCCAGCACAGGACAGGAAGT CGGGCCGGCTCCCGAACAATCGGATGCGATGAAGCTGGAAGACGACAAGTGGGCTCGCACAAG ACTTTTGGAGTGGCTGAATCCAAAGTCTCTGAAATTTCATTCAGATGATGATGAATGTGATCCG GTCCTTCCCATAAATCCGAAGATATGTGACATTCTGGTTCACTCGAGCCTCCCGACGGAGCCATTTTCAAGCCTGGATGACGCCCCCATCACTGACAACTTCCGCAGG ATGTTGCAGAGGAAGCAGTTCTGCCCGTCTCCTGTGGACCTTGTGGCCTGGCCCGCCGTGGCTCGAGGAAACAACACCGTTGTCATTTCGCCCACCGCTGACCAGCCTCACGGCTACTTGGCCCCCTTCCTCAGTCATATGCTGCTCAGCACCATCTTCACCATCTCCTCATCCAGAGTGGGA CCGTTAGCAGTGGTGCTGTGTCCCGGCTGGGAGAAGGTCCACCTGCTGTGCGACCTTCTTAAGGAGGGCCAGGTTTCCCGGAGCCTCAACCCGGCCGGTGTGCTGAATGGCGGTGCCAAAGACGTCAATATTCCTAAAGACT GCCTGCTGTTGGTGACGACTCCCTTCAGTCTTGTGCGTCTGCTGTCACGTCACTGCTTCCTGTTCCTGCGTTTACGCCACCTTGTGCTCGATGAAGCCGACCAGCTCTTTGCGTTGGCTCCAGACCAG ATGGAGACCATCTTGCAGCATTTTCAGAAGGTCATCTCCCGCCAGGAAATGTCGTCGTGCCCGCAGCAGCTGGTCGCTTCGGCCAAGCGGTGGACGGCTCAAATGGAGGCTCTGATTGCCAATCACATGCCCGACGCTTGCACGGTCATCGCAGCTCCCGAAGAAGCGGCCCTCTATGGAAAC GTTGTCCTCATGACCTTGGAGAGCAGCAAGATCGCCACGCTGTTGAGCGTGATGGACTTCTGCCCTGATGTGGGCCAGAAGACCGTCATCATCTGCAACACCGCTGCAGAGGTTGAAGATGTCCACAAGG CTGTGAGCAGTAAATCGGGTTTCTGTATGAAGACTCACGAGGGTTTAACGCACACCGTTGACTTTGTGCTGCAGCAGTgggccaaatgcatcagacccGGCACGAACGTCATTCTGG TCATCACCAATGAGTGCCTGAGCTGTTTAGGGCTGACAGACGCTACCTGTGTGGTCCATTTTGCCTTCCCAAGTTCACCCAAAACGTTTGGAAGCCGACTCTTCTGCATGAGTAGCCACTTCCGAAATCTCTCAGAGCCT AGCTCAACGGCGAGAGTTTCTCAAGTCTGCAAGTCCTTGCTGCTGGTCTCTGAGAGAAACGCGCGGCACGTCGTCGGCCTGGTCCGCTACCTGAAACGAAGCCGTGCTCCGCTACCCGCGGAGCTGCTGGCTTTCGCAGAAGCGGCCCGCGAGGTCCAAGAGGAGGACAAGACTGACCGGCCCTTCTGTCACTACCTGAAAAGTTTTGGAGTGTGCAG GTTCAGCAGGTGTCCGGACCGTCACAGGCTCGTTTCTCAGCTGGATCAATCCAATCTTCCTGCTTCTGGATTCATAGAG GTGTTGCCTCTCTACGTCAAGACGGCCTCAGTCTTCTGTGGTCGGATAGTCCGGGAGGAGGATGGCGTGTTTGACCGCATGATGGCTGACATGACGTCTTACTATGCCGACTGCCAGCCGCTCTCTGAGGAGCTACGAGAAGGAGGCTTGTATGCTGTGCAGGAAGACCAAGACTTCCACAG GGTGAAGGTCATAACTGTCCCCGATGCCAAAGACCGCCCATTTTTCGGCGTCCTTGTTCGCTTCATTGATGTCGGAAAAGAGAAAGAAGTCAACTCCTGCCAGATCCTGCGGCTGCCGGACGAGTTCCGCACTGTGCCCGGCCAggctgtagagatgattgtgtgCCAGGTGAAGCCCGGCGACGCCGAGGCCGACTGGCATCCAAAG GTGACCCGAGCCGTCAGCCAGAAGATTGTCGGTGTCAGGCACAGAGCCAGAGCCGCCCACAGTCTGGGAAACGCGGTCTTCCTGGATATTATG GTTCGGGAGACTCGGGTGCCCGGCATGAAGACGGTAATCAGCGAGTACAACGTACCGGCGCTCATTCTGAACACGGGCATGGCCGAGCGAAACCCGGGCCACCTGGACCAGCTGAAGGCGCTCAGTCTCACTCGCGG GAATCGAACCAGCGACCCTCCGGTGGAGCCAGAGTCCTTACAGATTAGCAATTTATCCACCATCCGAAACAAAGCAGTGGAAGGAGTCAAGGAGCTTGAAGTACCAGAACATCAAGCACTTCCTCTTCGTCAGGAAGCAGACGAAAAGACAAACATCCAAAGTTCTTCCCATATCAG CAGCGGAACTGAAATCAACCAGACAACGAACCAGCCTCCGCATCTAAACATCTTCGAAGATG GTGATCCCGCCGGTGATGACCGAAACGACGAGGTGCTCGTCGCGTGCCGCGCAGACGTGACAAAGAA TCTGCACCCTCAGGTCCGCTGGTACCAGACGTCCACGTCGTTGAGCGTCACGCTGAAGCTGAGGGACCCGCAGGGTCAGCGCTGCGACTTCCACCCCGACCGGGCGGTCTACAG CGGAAGCGTGGACGGCCGCCGCTACAGAGCAGATCTGGATCTCTACGCGGGCGTGTTGGCCGAGCGCTGCCGCTGGGAGCTCAAGTGCGGCGAGCCCGTCCTGGCGCTGGTCAAACGGGAGTGCGGCTACTGGCCCGCGCTTCTCAGGAGCAAG AACAAATTTGTGAGTTACGACGTGGACCAcctggaggaggaagacgacgTTTCGACTCATA gtgtCGCGTTTCTGGGCGACACGGGAGAAGAATTCCATTTTGTCGACACAGACAGCAGCACCGACAGCGACTCCGCGTGCTGA